In Streptomyces sp. NBC_00448, the following are encoded in one genomic region:
- a CDS encoding transporter substrate-binding domain-containing protein, whose amino-acid sequence MKIRKSILAGTAAVVAAGVLTACSGSSSDNGGSSPKNSAGSGTSTASVQLPAGAKGDLVAPMVIGYPPYAMLESGKAVGVDVDLADALSGPFGKKVQQKKDSFENALLGVNRGTYFGAFGADVTAEREKSFDQVAFLEDHYEFLSLKGSPAIGGSMDDLCGKKISMVAASSSIPVLKEQSTTCVKAGKGAIDVKTFADQGAATLAVRSKQVDATTATVTNLGYVAKQSGDVFTLGGPHYLSVYIGVATKKGSGMAQSVADGIDALIKDGSYQKILERYGVEKAGVTKALVNPSPNPTN is encoded by the coding sequence ATGAAGATCAGAAAGAGCATCCTCGCCGGCACCGCCGCGGTGGTCGCCGCCGGCGTCCTGACCGCCTGTTCCGGCTCCTCCTCCGACAACGGCGGCAGCTCGCCGAAGAACTCCGCCGGCAGCGGCACCTCGACCGCCTCCGTGCAGCTGCCCGCCGGCGCCAAGGGCGACCTGGTCGCCCCCATGGTCATCGGCTACCCGCCCTACGCGATGCTGGAGTCGGGCAAGGCGGTCGGCGTGGACGTGGACCTGGCGGACGCGCTCAGCGGGCCGTTCGGCAAGAAGGTCCAGCAGAAGAAGGACTCCTTCGAGAACGCGCTGCTGGGCGTGAACCGCGGCACGTACTTCGGCGCGTTCGGCGCGGACGTCACCGCCGAGCGCGAGAAGTCCTTCGACCAGGTCGCCTTCCTTGAGGACCACTACGAGTTCCTGTCGCTGAAGGGCAGCCCGGCGATCGGCGGCTCGATGGACGACCTGTGCGGCAAGAAGATCTCCATGGTCGCCGCCTCCAGCTCCATCCCGGTGCTGAAGGAGCAGTCCACCACCTGCGTCAAGGCCGGCAAGGGCGCCATCGACGTCAAGACCTTCGCCGACCAGGGCGCCGCGACCCTCGCGGTGCGCAGCAAGCAGGTGGACGCCACCACCGCGACCGTCACCAACCTCGGCTACGTGGCCAAGCAGTCCGGCGACGTGTTCACCCTCGGCGGCCCGCACTACCTGTCGGTCTACATCGGCGTGGCCACCAAGAAGGGCAGCGGGATGGCCCAGTCCGTCGCCGACGGCATCGACGCGCTGATCAAGGACGGGTCGTACCAGAAGATCCTGGAGCGTTACGGCGTCGAGAAGGCCGGCGTGACCAAGGCGCTCGTCAACCCCTCCCCGAACCCGACCAACTGA
- a CDS encoding gamma-glutamyl-gamma-aminobutyrate hydrolase family protein — protein sequence MTSPLPAVNGPVPTAHRPVLVAVTSWRRPLDTYLGDGTDLYTLGTEYAHAVSAAGGVPVLTPTLTAEEAEVVLDTVAGVLLSGGGDVHPATYGAAGAAGAAGSADSAGDLDPGRDATETALVRGALRRRMPVLGICRGLQIANVALGGTLKADLPVTAAHPAVHGAQELRNLRHEVRTDTSWLRDCLPAPARVNSIHHQALDRMAAALRPVAWAADGVIEAAESRTPDWYFRGVQWHPEKMTAPGERHHADILFDDFVAAARGYAARTRSAA from the coding sequence ATGACCAGCCCGCTGCCCGCCGTGAACGGCCCGGTGCCCACCGCGCACCGCCCCGTACTGGTCGCCGTCACGAGCTGGCGCCGCCCGCTGGACACGTACCTGGGGGACGGCACCGACCTCTACACCCTCGGCACCGAGTACGCCCACGCGGTGAGCGCGGCCGGCGGCGTCCCGGTGCTGACCCCCACCCTCACCGCGGAGGAGGCCGAGGTCGTGCTGGACACGGTGGCCGGGGTGCTGCTGTCCGGCGGCGGCGACGTCCATCCGGCGACGTACGGCGCTGCAGGTGCCGCGGGCGCGGCGGGCTCCGCCGACTCGGCCGGCGACCTCGACCCCGGGCGGGACGCGACGGAGACCGCGCTGGTCCGCGGCGCGCTCCGCCGCCGGATGCCCGTGCTGGGCATCTGCCGCGGCCTGCAGATCGCCAACGTGGCCCTGGGCGGCACCCTCAAGGCCGACCTCCCGGTCACCGCGGCGCATCCGGCCGTCCACGGCGCGCAGGAGCTGCGGAACCTGCGGCACGAGGTGCGCACCGACACCTCCTGGCTGCGCGACTGCCTGCCCGCCCCCGCGCGGGTCAACTCCATCCACCACCAGGCCCTGGACCGGATGGCCGCCGCGCTCCGCCCGGTCGCCTGGGCCGCCGACGGCGTGATCGAGGCGGCGGAGAGCCGCACGCCGGACTGGTACTTCCGGGGCGTCCAGTGGCACCCGGAAAAGATGACGGCGCCCGGTGAGCGGCACCACGCCGACATCCTCTTCGACGACTTCGTGGCCGCGGCCCGCGGGTACGCCGCGCGGACCCGCTCCGCCGCCTGA
- a CDS encoding DUF3830 family protein gives MSTDRRIYLQFDDGTRAVATLATDDAPETCAAIWDALAEPVTEKVMHAMYAGPEIMFGLPEQAHTFDPRALPAENQQVIPGAGDLIWFFQEPGQMSGLNFELWEVGIFYGKGGRVFGPLGWTPCTIFASITEGLAEFAAACAETRVSGVRSLTIGRVA, from the coding sequence ATGAGCACCGACCGCCGGATCTACCTCCAGTTCGACGACGGCACCCGCGCCGTGGCCACCCTCGCCACGGACGACGCACCCGAGACGTGCGCGGCCATCTGGGACGCCCTGGCGGAGCCCGTGACCGAGAAGGTCATGCACGCCATGTACGCCGGGCCGGAGATCATGTTCGGCCTGCCCGAGCAGGCGCACACCTTCGACCCCCGGGCCCTGCCCGCGGAGAACCAGCAGGTGATCCCCGGCGCCGGCGACCTCATCTGGTTCTTCCAGGAGCCCGGCCAGATGTCCGGCCTGAACTTCGAGCTGTGGGAGGTCGGCATCTTCTACGGCAAGGGCGGCCGCGTGTTCGGCCCGCTGGGCTGGACCCCCTGCACCATCTTCGCCTCGATCACCGAGGGGCTGGCGGAGTTCGCCGCGGCCTGCGCGGAGACCCGGGTCAGCGGCGTGCGGTCGCTGACCATCGGCCGCGTCGCGTAG